One window of the Candidatus Latescibacterota bacterium genome contains the following:
- a CDS encoding GNAT family N-acetyltransferase: MEESVLYKSKKRDIDDIVRIIKPGSRIFIGSGAAEPQALIKMLIEKGRQIADHETINVIELGTSPYAEAVMSRPFKQNAFFIGANVRDAVNEGRAEYTPIFLSELPSHIRSGSLKIDVAFIQVAPPDRYGYCSLGVSVDVVKAGAEAAPLVIAEVNRQMPRTLGDSFVHLKDIDYVVESDLPLLMLDPPESDEVASKIGQNVARLIHDGATLQTGIGMIPNAILSFLTEKNDLGIHTEMFSDGIIDLVESGVITNRKKTIHNGKIIATFCMGTQRLYDFVNDNPLIEFHPCDYTNDPFIIAKNEKMISVNAAIQVDLTGQVCADSIGEYFYSGIGGQVDFVRGAARAKGGKPVIVLPSTALGGERSRIVPYLDQGAGVVTSRGDVHYVATEFGIVNLHGRNLRERALALISIAHPDFRDDLVDYAKKRHLVHLDQMPLVISGKYYPEQYEEAVEFEGAQVFFRPVKPTDESMQREFFYALSDESVYYRFFNRVKAMPHEKIQPMVNIDYREEMAIVGLVGEAGDEEMVAIGMFKIDPSVNDAEVAFLVRDDWQKRGIGTFLMNKLIDVGLEMGLKGFTAEVLVENKKMMYVFHKCGYPVQTKLEDGAYSLRIDFRKDSSL, from the coding sequence ATGGAAGAAAGCGTCCTTTATAAAAGTAAAAAGAGGGATATAGACGACATAGTCAGGATTATCAAGCCTGGCAGCAGAATATTTATCGGATCGGGTGCGGCCGAGCCTCAGGCACTGATCAAAATGCTCATTGAGAAGGGCAGGCAGATCGCGGATCACGAGACGATCAACGTGATCGAGCTGGGTACCTCTCCATACGCGGAAGCGGTGATGAGCAGGCCTTTCAAGCAGAACGCTTTTTTCATCGGGGCGAATGTCAGGGACGCCGTCAACGAGGGCAGGGCGGAATACACGCCCATCTTTCTCTCCGAACTTCCGTCTCATATACGTTCCGGATCGCTCAAGATCGATGTCGCATTCATACAGGTCGCCCCTCCGGACAGGTATGGCTACTGTTCGCTGGGAGTGTCGGTCGACGTAGTGAAGGCCGGCGCGGAGGCGGCCCCCCTCGTCATAGCCGAGGTGAACAGGCAGATGCCGAGGACTCTCGGTGACAGTTTCGTTCATCTCAAGGACATAGACTACGTGGTCGAGAGCGATCTGCCACTTTTGATGCTCGATCCTCCGGAGTCTGACGAAGTCGCGAGTAAGATAGGACAGAATGTAGCACGGCTGATCCATGACGGGGCCACATTGCAGACTGGTATCGGGATGATACCGAACGCGATACTGTCTTTCCTCACTGAAAAGAACGATCTCGGGATACATACAGAGATGTTCTCCGACGGGATCATCGACCTGGTCGAATCGGGAGTGATCACGAACAGGAAAAAGACGATTCACAACGGCAAGATAATCGCGACATTCTGTATGGGCACACAGCGCCTGTATGATTTCGTCAACGACAATCCGCTGATCGAATTCCATCCCTGCGACTATACTAACGATCCGTTCATAATCGCAAAGAACGAAAAAATGATCTCGGTAAATGCTGCAATACAGGTGGATCTCACCGGGCAGGTCTGTGCCGATTCGATAGGTGAATACTTCTATTCCGGCATCGGAGGCCAGGTCGATTTTGTGCGGGGCGCGGCAAGGGCGAAAGGGGGCAAGCCGGTCATCGTGCTTCCCTCGACAGCACTCGGAGGTGAAAGGTCGAGGATCGTGCCTTATCTTGATCAGGGGGCGGGGGTCGTCACTTCGAGGGGAGACGTCCATTATGTCGCCACCGAGTTCGGCATAGTCAACCTTCACGGCAGGAACCTGAGGGAACGGGCACTTGCCCTGATCAGCATCGCCCACCCGGATTTCCGCGATGACCTGGTCGATTACGCCAAGAAGCGTCACCTTGTGCATCTCGATCAGATGCCTCTTGTCATCTCGGGGAAATATTATCCGGAACAGTATGAAGAAGCGGTGGAATTCGAGGGTGCGCAGGTATTCTTCCGGCCGGTCAAGCCGACCGACGAATCGATGCAGAGGGAGTTCTTTTATGCGCTGAGTGACGAATCGGTCTACTATCGTTTCTTCAACAGGGTCAAAGCTATGCCGCACGAGAAGATTCAGCCGATGGTAAACATAGACTATCGTGAGGAGATGGCTATCGTAGGTCTTGTTGGTGAAGCGGGAGATGAGGAGATGGTCGCTATCGGAATGTTCAAGATCGATCCGTCGGTCAACGATGCAGAGGTGGCTTTCCTTGTCCGTGATGACTGGCAGAAGAGGGGAATTGGGACATTCCTCATGAATAAACTCATCGATGTCGGCCTGGAAATGGGGCTGAAGGGTTTTACGGCGGAAGTCCTGGTAGAGAACAAGAAGATGATGTACGTATTTCATAAATGTGGTTATCCGGTCCAGACGAAGCTCGAGGACGGGGCCTATTCACTCAGGATAGATTTCAGGAAGGATTCTTCCCTTTGA
- a CDS encoding acetoin utilization protein AcuC yields the protein MKHDKDIKKVHPGRDGAVFINSDRLGGYSFSPEHPFRPERVKMVHEMCERRQLLSGNGVRVEQVEEIEDGLLERFHTKEYIDLLREAGRCGEIGVEMLYHGLGTMENPIFMGVYDFAALSVTASVRGARIVAEEGVSAFNPCGGFHHAHRDRASGFCYVNDVVIAIEELLMLDARVAYLDVDAHHGDGVQEAFYDDPGVMTLSIHESGKTLFPWGGFEKESGGPGAEGYNINIPMLSDTDDEIFLFLFRSIILPALDAFGPDIVVLQAGTDTFATDPLTHLKMTNNGYIDAIGSLHAAFPRILALGGGGYNMADVVRGWTLLWADLAGIQLDSGYGGALGGVLMGDASIDGSDLRDMQVYTTGPAKEELRKYSESLVARFEKEVQPLLKRSGATGR from the coding sequence TTGAAACATGATAAAGACATAAAAAAAGTCCATCCGGGAAGGGATGGAGCCGTGTTCATCAACTCTGACCGATTGGGAGGTTATTCCTTTTCGCCGGAGCATCCATTCAGGCCCGAGAGAGTGAAGATGGTCCATGAGATGTGTGAACGGCGGCAGTTGCTTTCGGGCAATGGTGTAAGAGTAGAACAGGTGGAAGAGATCGAGGATGGCCTGCTGGAAAGGTTTCATACGAAAGAGTATATCGATCTACTCCGCGAAGCGGGGCGCTGTGGTGAGATCGGTGTCGAGATGCTGTATCACGGCCTCGGGACGATGGAAAACCCGATATTCATGGGAGTCTACGATTTTGCGGCCCTGTCCGTGACAGCCAGTGTAAGAGGCGCGAGGATCGTGGCGGAGGAAGGTGTCAGCGCTTTCAATCCATGCGGTGGATTTCATCATGCCCATCGAGACAGGGCCTCTGGTTTCTGTTATGTGAATGATGTTGTGATCGCCATAGAGGAGTTACTCATGCTGGATGCCAGGGTCGCTTACCTGGATGTGGATGCTCATCATGGAGACGGGGTCCAGGAAGCTTTCTACGATGACCCCGGAGTGATGACCTTGTCGATCCACGAATCGGGCAAGACTCTTTTCCCCTGGGGTGGGTTCGAAAAGGAGTCGGGTGGTCCGGGGGCAGAGGGTTATAACATTAACATCCCCATGCTCTCCGATACAGACGACGAGATATTTCTCTTTCTTTTTCGTTCCATAATCCTGCCCGCGCTTGATGCGTTTGGTCCCGATATCGTCGTTCTTCAGGCTGGCACAGACACCTTCGCCACCGACCCGCTTACTCATCTGAAGATGACAAACAACGGATATATAGACGCGATCGGATCCCTTCACGCAGCCTTTCCCCGGATTCTGGCCTTAGGCGGGGGAGGCTACAATATGGCCGATGTTGTCCGGGGGTGGACATTGCTCTGGGCTGACCTTGCCGGGATCCAACTCGATAGCGGGTATGGCGGGGCTCTGGGAGGGGTCCTTATGGGAGACGCCTCTATCGATGGATCCGACCTGAGGGATATGCAGGTATATACTACCGGCCCCGCGAAAGAAGAATTGAGAAAGTACTCGGAATCACTTGTCGCCAGATTTGAAAAGGAAGTCCAGCCATTACTGAAACGGTCCGGGGCCACCGGTCGCTGA